CGAGCGGTCCTTGAACGTCATCCAGCCGTTCCCGGTCTCCGCGAGCGCGCGCATCATCCGCCGGTAGAGCGCGCGGGCCGGCAGCGTCCGAACGGCGAGCCCTGCGTCCTCAGCCTCGACGTACGCGCGCTCGAACGCCTCGCCGTAGAGGTCGGGTAGCGCCGGCACGGTCTTCGGATCGAAGAGCGACCAGCTCGCGTCGGCCTCGACCCGGCGCATGAAGAGGTCCGGGATCCAGTTCGCGAGGTTGAGGTTGTGGGCGCGGCGCGCCTCGTCGCCGGTGTTGCCGCGCAGCTCGAGGAACTCCTTGATGTCGGCGTGCCAGGGCTCGAGGTACACGCAGCAGGCGCCGCGGCGCTTGCCGCCCTGGTTCACCGCGGCGACCGAGGAGTCGAGCGTCTTGAGCCACGGGACGATCCCGTTCGAGCGCCCGTTGGTGCTCTGGATGAGCGAGCCGCGCGAGCGGACCCGGTGGTACGCGAGCCCGATCCCGCCCGAGAACTTCGAGAGCATCGCGACGTCGCGGTAGCGCTCGTAGATGCGCTCGAGCGAGTCGTCGGGCGAGTCGAGGAGGAAGCAGCTCGAGAGCTGCTCGTGGCGCGTGCCGGCGTTGAAGAGCGTCGGCGAGCTCGGCAGGTACGACAGCGTCGCGAACGCCTCGTAGAGCTCTCGGGTCTGCTCGAGGTCGGTCGTGAGTGCCGCCGCCACCCGGAGGAAGAAGTGTTGCGGGCCCTCGATCACGCCACGGGTCGTCGGGTGGCGGAGGAGGTACCGGTCGTGGAGCGTCTGGAGGCCGAAGTACCGGAAGCGATCGTCGTGCGCCCGGTCGAGGATCGCGTCGAGCGCGTCGCCCTCGGCGTCGACGCGGGCGAGGAGACGATCGCCGATCAGCCCGACCTCGGCGCCGCGGCGGACGGAGTCCGAGAACGACTCGATGCCTTGCTCGGCGAGCCGCTCGTCGATCTGGCGGGCGAGCAGGCGGGCGGCGAGATCCTCGTACTCGGGGTGCTCGGCGACCAGGCCGGCGGCCACCCGGACTGCGAGGTCGAGGGCGTCCTGCTCCGACGCGGTCGGAGGGAGGGTCGAACGGACGCGAGCGTGGAGGCGGTCGGCGTCGACGTGCGCCACGCCGCGCGCGGCGTGACGGATCCGACCGAGCAGCGGATCGGACACGCGCACGGGTTCGAGGACGACGGCTTCGGTTCGCATCGGCGCTCCACTCCTTCTCCAAGGGCCGGGCAGGCTACTATACATCCGATCAGTGGGCTCGCCTACGGCAACTGATGCCGGAGCACACTGCCTGGAAGTCG
This window of the Sandaracinaceae bacterium genome carries:
- a CDS encoding ribonucleoside-diphosphate reductase subunit alpha — protein: MRTEAVVLEPVRVSDPLLGRIRHAARGVAHVDADRLHARVRSTLPPTASEQDALDLAVRVAAGLVAEHPEYEDLAARLLARQIDERLAEQGIESFSDSVRRGAEVGLIGDRLLARVDAEGDALDAILDRAHDDRFRYFGLQTLHDRYLLRHPTTRGVIEGPQHFFLRVAAALTTDLEQTRELYEAFATLSYLPSSPTLFNAGTRHEQLSSCFLLDSPDDSLERIYERYRDVAMLSKFSGGIGLAYHRVRSRGSLIQSTNGRSNGIVPWLKTLDSSVAAVNQGGKRRGACCVYLEPWHADIKEFLELRGNTGDEARRAHNLNLANWIPDLFMRRVEADASWSLFDPKTVPALPDLYGEAFERAYVEAEDAGLAVRTLPARALYRRMMRALAETGNGWMTFKDRSNALCNQTARPGRVVHLSNLCTEIVEVTGPGETAVCNLGSINLVAHVSDGGFDFDKLRRTVRTAVRQLDRVIDLNLYPIAEAGSSNARWRPVGLGVMGLQDVFFEMRLAFDAPEAVELSTKIQEEIYLTALETSAELAEAHGPHPAFAETRAAQGILQPDLWGVEPTDPARYAALKMQIREHGLRNSLLLAIAPTATIASLAGCYECIEPQVSNLFKRETLSGEFLRVNRHLVEDLRALGLWTDETRARLRDADGSVQALGELPAGVRRLYRTAWELSQKTLIDLAAARGPFIDQSQSLNLFMESPTLEALSSMYMYAWRRGLKTTYYLRSRPATRIAKTTRAAAACALENPASCEACQ